From Thermodesulforhabdaceae bacterium:
AGGAATAATAACTCCCAGAGACCCACTCGAAGCTATAACTGCACTGGCGAAAGCAGGTCGGTATCCTTTCCTGATCATAGCCGGGATCATTATGCTTCCAACGGCAGCAGTGTCGGCTGCAGCGGATCCCGAAATGCCGCCAAAGAACATAGCGGAAATAATACTTACAGTGGTAAGCCCTCCAGGAATCCAACCAACCAGAGCTTCAGCAAAATCTACGATCCGTCTGGAAATTCCCCCGGCTTCCATGATAAAGCCAGCATACATGAAAAGCGGCACAGCAAGAAGAGGAAATGAATCCACTCCAGCGTAAAGTCTCTGTATAAAAATAAGAGGTGAAATGTCAGATTTAATGAAAAACACAACCAAAGAAGCCGATCCAATGGCAACAGCAATAGGGGTGTTTACAAGGAACAACACAAAAAGAATTAGACAAAACAAAAGGGTTACCACTTGCTCAGCCCTTCTCTCAAAAGATCTAAGTTGTGAATGATGAAAACTAATCCACTTAGAGGAATAACCGAATAGGTAAAACTACCTGGAATCCCAAGCGCCGCAGTCTTGAGCATGGAAGCAAAAAACACAAATTTAATACCCAATACGATAAATGTTACGAAGAAGCAGAAAGATGCCGCCCAGGCAATCAAAAAAGAAAGTTTTCGAGCCGAAAATGGAAGCTTTCTAACCATAAAATCGATACCAATATGAAGTTTTCTTTTGTAAGCAATTGTGGACCCGAGGAAGGTCAGCCATACCAGAATGATACGCCCAACTTCCTCGGACCAAAAAAGAGAGTGATTGAACACATAGCGAGCGACAACCTGGGAACCCATAACCAAGATCATAATAATTCCAAGGACAGCTACAACCACCTCAATCAGACGATTCAGACGATCGCTCAAAATTTTGCACCAATTCCAGAATCTTACCATACTTCAGCAAGATCAGAAGATCATTATCGCTTAAGAAATAGAGGAAGAACTTCTTGAACCTCTTTAACCTGGAAAATATCTAGTTTCTGAATGTCCTTCGCTTTTTCTCTAAAAGACTGAATATCTGGATTTTCATCCACTATCATGCCCGCTTCCTTGAGATTTTTCAGGAATGTCGCCTCGTTTTCACGATTCCATTTTCTCTGGTAGTGAGCCGCCTCGACCATGGCTTCCTGGATTAACTTTTGATCTTCTGGTGGAAGGCTGTTAAACCACTTCAAATTAGCTATATCAATGTGGGATGAATAAACATGCTTTGTCAAAGATAGATATTTTTGAACTTCGTGAAGCTTGTAAGTCCATATTACTGACAAAGGATTTTCTTGCCCATCTATTGTGCCCTGCTGAAGTTCGGTATAAATAGGCCATCCCATAGGGGTCGGATTCGCACCAAGAAGACGCCACAATTCCTTATGAAGCACGGATTCCATAACTCTTATCTTCAGTCCTTCCACGTCTTTGACCGAATGAACAGGCCGTTTGCTGTTGGTTAGATGGCGAAAACCGTTTTCCGAAAAAGCCAATCCCTTAAAGCCAACTTTCTCCAGACGTTTAAGAATCTCCTTACCCGGAGAACCATCCAACATAGCATCAACCTGCTCATAAGAATCAAACAAAAAAGGATAGTCAACCACTCGAGCCTCTGGCAAAAACACATCAAAAGGTCCGGAAGTAATAATAGCCATCTGAACTGTGCCTAACTGCACCTGCTGAAGAATCTCCGTTTCAGTGCCAAGGGAAGCACTGTGATATATCGTAACAGTATATTTAGGAGATCGACTTTCAAGAAGCTCTTTGAATTTTTCAGCGCAGATATTTTGAGCTGACCCGGGTTTGGTAACAACACCAAGCTTGATTTCTTCCTTAGCATAGGAAGGTGTAATCAAACAGGTCACCAAAAGTAAGCAGGCAGCAAATCTAAATAAGTTTTTCATACCTTCTTCTCCTCTTCTGAGTTGTCAATGTTTACCGTTACGTCCCTGTTAAATCACACATAAAGGCAAATCGCTCCTTTAGTCAAGCATGGCAGGTGCTGTTAGAAAACTTCCCTTACGGGGTGGCAAAGTGGCATAAACCATAGAAACGAGGGTGTTCGAAAAAATATCGCGATGACAAGTCACATTTGCATGTCGTAGGGACATGCCATGCCCCTACAAATTACGCTCTATCTTTTAACGACCTCGTCCCAATGTTCTCAAAACGCAGGTTGTTAAAAGATCCCATAAGTAAAGGATAATTTACGAACACCCTCTTCAAAGGCATTGATTTTTTTATCGGAATGATTAATCAAAAAATCGATTTTTAATTTTATAAATCAATAAAAAGGAGGCTGTTATGCCAATTTTTGAGTATCAATGTGGCACCTGCGGACATCGTTTTGAAACCCTGGTATTGAAAACGAGCGAGGGAAAAGATGAAATTGTAACCTGCCCCGCCTGTGGCGATTCCAACTGCGTTAGGTTAATTTCGCTCTGCTTTTCAGCACGAAGCGGATCCACTATTACTTCCCCGGGAGTAAGTTGCGGGACAACGAAGAGCGGAATTGGTTGAGCCTAAACACTAACGTTCGCGTCGCGAACATAAATCCAAAACCATTTTATAATTTGATAATTAGCCGGGATTTCCCCGGCTAATTATTTGAATCCTTTCCACCAAAAATCTTGCCAAAAAAAATAGAATGTGCCATCCGACTCGTTGAATCCAGATGTAACTGCGAAAAACATTTAAGGAGTTATTAGATGGGCGGTTATGTGCCTGAATGGGAAAGGGTGTGCCAGCTTCTGACGAATTGCTCTCGCTATTTTGCCATACTTCTCAGGCGCTTTCCTGAACATGAAGAATGGCTACGTCAAAAATTATCTCGACGGTTTGCCATAACTGAACTTTACAAAAGCTTGTCAGAAAAACTTTTTCCACTACCGGAAAAAAATCTGTGGACACATGTGGCAAAAACCTTCAGAAGCTTCAAACAGCAGCACTTCCTGAGGCTCGGAGCAAGAAGCCTTTTGCAAATGGATTCATTTTCCGAAACCGTTTCCCAGCTTTCGGATTTAGCAATAACCTTTTTGCAGACAGCTCTAAAAATCCTTCTGGATCATCCAGACTTATGGTTATCTGGCGATAAAGATATTGTAATATGGGAACAAGCCAGGGACCGTATAAAACTTGTTATTCTTGGCATGGGAAAGCTGGGGGGTAGGGAACTTAACTTCGTTTCCGATATTGACCTTCTTTTCCTTTACGACGCTCCATCCAGAGAAGAAGCAAGCATTGCTCAGGAATTTCTCCCCAGGCTGGCTCAAACCCTATCCCTTCTTCTTTCGGATATGATTGAAGGAGATCGAGTTTTTCTCGTCGATCTTAGACTTCGCCCAGGTGGCAAAGATGGGGAACTTGTGCCTTCTCTTTCCTATGCTGTTCATTACTACTTGCTGGAAGGAAAACCCTGGGAGAGACTAGCTCTCATAAAAGCCGCTCCTGTCGCAGGCGATATAGGTCTCGGTAATCAATTTCTTTCTGAAGTTCATCCCTTCGTTTTCAGAAGGTTTCTGGATTTCCAGGCAATAGACGAGATTAAGAAAATGCGGGATCGCATGTTAAAGGAGACACCCCAAGATCAGCCAGGCCCAGGTTATAACGTAAAACTAGGAAAAGGTGGAATACGGGAAATAGAATTCCTCGTGCAGTCTTTACAGCTAACTTACGGGGGACGTAAGAAAAATCTACGAGATAGAAACACCCTAAGATGCATAGAGGAGCTAAAAAATGAAGGACTTCTAAAAGATAGCGAAGCAAAAGCTCTCTCAGACGCTTATGTATTCTTAAGAGAACTGGAACATTGGGTGCAACTTGACGAAAACCGTCAGGCTCACACAATCCCTCGAGATCCTATTTCATTTCAAAGGCTTGTTCAGGCTCTTGGATGCTCCGATACCGAAGAACTGTTCAATCGTCTTAAAACTTACACCGAGGTGGTGCGGTGGCATTTTGAACGGCTTTTTACAGCTTCCGATAACTCTAAAGATCAAGATTTACCAGAGAAAGAACTCGCTCCTTCTTACCCAACACTTCCACCGTGGCTTGAAGAAAGTCTGGGAGCAGACCTGGCCAGGCAAAGCTGGGAAATTCTTGTAGGGGAACAAAATAGCAAAGACATGCCAAACTATTTCTCCCCATTATCAGAAACCCGTCTTAAAAGATGGGCCCAATCTGTTGAAAAGCGCCCTGGTTTATTGAAATTTCTGGCATCACCAAAGGCAAAGGAAAAGAACGTTCTTGCAAAAGCTCTTTCTCTGGTTACCAGAACCCCTCTCATGGGGGAACTTCTTATACAGACTCCGTCGCTGGCTGAAAGTTTTACGGAAGATTTTGAAAGTGAACATCACATCTGTTCCCATGATGTTTGGAAAAACCGTGCAAATGAAATTCTTTTAGACACCGGAACTTTTGAAGATGCTCTTATGTGGCTTCGACGTCTCAAAAACGAGCGTCTCTTACATATAGCCCTATGGGATATAACCTTCAACCCACCTATAAAGGACCTAGAAAAAGAACTTTCCCTTCTTGCAGATTTTTTCGTTCAGTCAACTTATCGTATTGTCTGTTCCCATGTAATTAAACGTTCCCCCGAATCATATCCCCTTATAGTTGCGGCTATGGGGAGATGGGGAAGTTTTGAGATGGGCTACCGATCTGATCTGGATCTAGTATTTGTTTATAATCCCCAGCAAAACGAAGAAAGATCTGAGATTCCAGAAGATGTAACCAGGCTCATTCAGCGATTCATTCGTCTCATATCAATGTATCTTCAGGAAGGACCTGGATATGAAGTTGATATGAGGCTCCGCCCTACGGGAAACTACGGTCCTTTGGTAGTAACTTATCCAACCTGGGAAGAATATTACGAAAACCGAGCGGACATCTGGGAGATTGCATCTCTTTTAAGGTTTCGCCCCATTGTTGGGGATCCAAATCTGGCAGAAAAGCTCAGAAACAAAGCTCGGGATTTCTGTTTCCAGGATCGACCCATCGAAAAGGTTTTGAAACGGCTCTGTGAGCTAAAAACAAGAATGGAAGAAGAACGAACAAACGAAAGTGAAAATGCTATTCATCTTAAGCTGGGACGAGGTGGTTTGGTGGAACTTGAATTTTGGTGTCAAGCAACCGCAATTAGTGGGAAAATTCCCGAAATTAACCATCCACTTATTGTGCTGGATACTCTTCCTGTTGTGCTCGACCTGTGGCAAATGTCAGAAAGCGAAAAAAAGGAACTTCTTCGAGCTTATTCAGTTTTAAGGAAACTACAACACAGAGTTGATTTACTTGGCAAAAATGTGGAAGAAATTACCGAGGAGGATCTGGATGTTTTGAAAAAACTGGGATTGTGGGCAGAAGATGCAGATTTGGAAAAATATCAAGACTGGAATGACATCCAGCGACTGCGTCGCTCCATCCACTCTAGATGGAAACGCCTCTGCCATGAAATAAAGGAGGAGATGTTATGAAAAAAGTGGTTATTTGTGCGTTTCGAGGTGAACCAATGTGTTTCATTCATGTGCTTCTAAATGCTCTTGATATGTACGAAAAAGGACTCGAAGGAAAAATAATCGTTGAAGGAGAAAGTGTAAAGCTGATTCCTGAAATGGAAAAACCCGATCATTTCCTTCATAGCTTGTATTTAAGAGCCAAAACTGCCAACCTTATAGTGGCTGTCTGTCGAGCCTGTTCGCAGAAGCTTGGAGTTCTTGAAGCTGTTGAAGCGTCGGGACTTCCTGTGGTAGCCGATATGATGGGACATGTAAGTATTGGAAAATTTATTGCAGAAGGTTATGAGATCATAACTTTATAAATTGGGAGAAAAATGGATATGGTGACAAAGTCCTTAAGGATCCTAGTTGTAGGAAGTGGAGCTATCGGTGGATTCTACGCAGGGAAACTCGTCCAGAGCGGTGTTAAGGTAGATCTTTTGTGTCGCTCCGATTATGAAGTTATTAAAACCAGCGGAGTTAAAATCCAAAGCATCTGGGGAGATTTTCATTACTTTCCAGCGAAGGTGTTCTCCGTAAAGGAAACTTCCGTAGAAGCCCCTTACGATTATGTTATCGTATGCACAAAAGTATTACCATCCATCAATGTTCCTTCCATTATTCGTCCCTTTGTGGGAAGCAAAACAGTGATAGTCCTAATACAAAACGGCATTGACATTGAACTTCCCGTGGCAGAAGCTTTCCCGGAAAACGAAATTCTCAGCGGGCTCGCTTTTATCTGCTGTGAAAGGAAAGCACCAGGAGAGATCCACCACACCGATTACGGAAGGCTTGTCATCGGGCTTTATCCAAAAGGAAAAAGCTCGTCAGCCGAAAAGCTTGTAGATCTTTTAAAAGCGTCAGGAGTTCCTGCCGACGTCACCGAAGATGTAATAACGGCAAGATGGGAAAAACTGGTGTGGAATGCGCCCTTCAACCCTATTTCGGTCCTTGCGGGTGGCTGCACGACCGACAAGATGGTCTCAACTCCGACGATAGAGTCTGTAGTTCGAGCGGTTATGGAAGAAGTGGTCGCTATTGCTAATGCTGACGGTAGCCCGGTCCGCCCATCCATTGTGGACGAACATATCAACGCCACAAAAATCATGAAGCCATACAAAACAAGCATGCTTTTGGATTATGAAGCAGGAAGACCCATGGAAGTGGAGGCCATTTTGGGTAATGCGGTAAGAAAAGCCGAAAAGCTCGGAGTTAAGGTCCCCCACATGAAAACTCTATACGGTCTCCTTTACATGTTTGAGCACTGCAACAGGAGCAACAACACTCACCCTTAATCATCCAAGTAAATTCCATATTCTAAAAAATAGCTGTTCTAAATTCTCCAAATCTAACGGAGAGTGCATGTCATATACCCAAAAATATGCGGGCTCTCTTGAGCCCTTTCATAAAATTTCTTATAATGTGAATGCGATAGAGACATCCTGTCAACGTCAGTATAAAATCTTTCCGAGGTGAAATTAAAAATGATAAGTAGCACATTTCTTCGAAAACTAGAAAGAGTTTCGCCCGACCTGCGCGACGTCCTGATCACTCTGGTAGAAGAAATTGAACGGCAAAGAGAGGAATCCGTAACCAAAAGAGAATTCAACGAACTGAGGGAAATAGTTAAAGACCTAGCGGAAGCTCAAAAGAAAACTGAGCAGAGAGTTAATGAACTAGCAGAAGCTCAAAGGAAAACCGAGCAAAGACTTAATGAACTAGCGGAAGCTCAAAGGAAAACCGAGCAAAGACTTAATGAACTAGCGGAAGCTCAAAGGAAAACCGAGGAAAGGCTCAATGACCTAGCCGAAGCCCAAAAGAAAACCGAACAAAGGCTTAATGAACTAGCTGAGGCTCAAAAGAAAACCGAGGAAGAACTAAAAAAGCTTGTCGGGGAACACAGAAAAACCAGAGAAGAACTTGGGGGGCTTTCTCATACTATTGGGTATATCCTCGAAGACCGAGCTTTTGCCCATCTTCCACGGTTGCTTAAAAAGGATGAGGGAATTGAGATTGATCCTGATGAGCTAAAAAGAGATTTCGTGGAAATCGCACCCGGACGTTATGAAGAAGTCAACATCCTTGGGAAGGGTTATAAAGGACACAAGCAGATCTGGATAATAGGTGAATGTAAGACTCAATTCAAAAAGAAAGACGTTGAAGACTTTCTTAAGAAACTTGCAAAAATAGAGCATCTTTTTCTTGGAGATCGCATACTCATTGCTGTAACTTACCAAACATCGCCTCAAGTAAGAGCACTGCTCAAAGAAAAGGGTATAAGGCTTTATTTTTCATATCAATTCGGTTTTTGATTTCTGATGTCAACCCTGCTGATTGTCTTTTTCAAATTTTTAGGAGCAGTTCAAGCTAAGATACTGTAATATCGTGATTTTCGCTTACGTCATCGCTAACTTCTTCAGTCCAAAACAAATCTGCCGTTTTGCGAGCAAGAAGTAAAAAACCCGTATGAGCAATCATTCTATCGGCAGGCCTTGTTCGATGTTCATTTATAAGCCAGTCTCGTTTAAGAATCTCAAAGATTTGAAAACACCTGAAACCCTTTTTTCTTAGGGCTCTCGCAACCATCTGAAGTTGAACAACCTGGGGACTCAGGCTCACAAGAATGCCTCCATCCTTAAGGAGCATTGAAGCGCTATCTACGGCTCGCCACGGTTCGGGAAGGTCAAGAATAATTCGATCAAAAGTTGTATCAAATGGAGGAGATTCAATGTCAGCAACAACAAGTTGCCATGAAGAAGGTATTTCTCCAAAAACTTTCTGAATATTATCTCTCGCTAGACAGGCGAATTCGGGTCGTTTTTCAACCGATACCAATTTGCCATTCCCCCCCATAAAAGCCAGGAGAAACATCGTCAAAGCACCAGATCCGACCCCGCTTTCAAGCACTTTCATACCAGGACGAATGTCACCGTAACAAAGAATTGCTCCGATGTCTTTGGGATACATAATTTGAGTTCTACGCTTGATGTGGAAAAGGAAATCGGTCAGAGCGGGACGAAAAAACAAAAGTTTTGTACCGGAAGGAGTTTCCCAGAATTCACCTTCTCTTTTTGTCATTATTTCATCGTGGTGTATCGATCCCAAATGGCAGGAAAAGACTGCTCCCTTTTTTAAAAGCACCAACCAGTCCTTACCTTTTTGAGTAGTTATAAGCACCCATTCGCCTTCCTGAAAAAAGTCCATACAATGCTCCTGCTTTCAGATCGCTTTCAGCACAAGCTAAGCCGCCTTTTCATTAACTCTGCCATGCTAACTAAGCTTTTGGAATTTCTGAGGATCATCTTCGCCCCTTAAGCTACATTCTTCAAGCTGAGCCACAGGGAAAGTAGCTGTAAATATTGCATAATTTCCTTCCTGAAAACAAGTTAGCACCCCTCCCATATTTTTCACAAGACGGTAAGACAAAGGAAGTCCAATGCTTTTACCACCCTCTGAAAACGGCAAAAACACTGATTCACAATTTAATTCTTCCCCGGGTTGTAAAGGTGTAATGCACTGAATGTGGACGTGGTTTTCAGTCGCAAAGGTTATTACTCTGAATTTCTTCTCGCACTTACATCCATCTATGGCATTTCTAAAAAGGTTTATAAGGACCTGAAGAAGCATATTCGGATCAACGAAAATGTATGGCATATATTGACCAAGGGAAAGTTCACACTCTACCCCTTTCTGCTCCATTTCGGGCAACAGGAGTTCATAACAGCGAGCAACCATCTCGTTAGCATTAAGGCAGGCTCGACGAGCCTCCACTGGCTGTAGATATTGTCTAATGCGGTTTAAGAGTTGTTCTAATCTGTGCACTTCTTGCAAAATAATATCGGCTTCTTTCAATTCCGGATATTTTTTCTTGATTCTTCTGGCAAACCCGCCAATGGATGTTAGAGGATTGCGGATTTCATGAGCTACTTCGGTGGCAATAGCTCCAAGAGTTTTGAGCTTTTCCCCTTGAACAAGAGATTTCTCATAAAATACTCGATCGGTTATATCCACTACAATACCATCCATCTCACAGACACCTGAATTATCCAGATAAAGTGGGAGAGATTGGACCAGAGTGTAAACAATATGTCCACTTTTATGTATAAAACGGCATTCCTCTTTGAAAGGGGTGCATTCGCCCCCGAAAAACCTCAAAAAAGATCTCCTCAACCGCTCTCTATCCTCAGGATGAACAATTCTCTCAAACCACCTTTCGTCCTCTGTAATTTCATCGGAAGTATAACCCAGAATGGTTTCCAAAGTTTTGTTAACAAACGTAAGCTGAAGATCACGGTTTATGGAAAAAATTATAAGAGGCACATTTTCAACCAACCTCGAATATCTCTCCTCGGTCTTTTCAAGTTGCTTGCGAATGCGAACTCGCTCTTCAAAATGACTTAGACAAAAGGAAATTTCGTCCACAGAAAAGGGTTTTTTAAGATAATCGGAGATACCAATTTTGATTGCCTTTACGGTATCATCAAGAGACCCGTATCCGCTAACCATAATAATCTCTATGCGAGGATTGTAGCGCTTAAGAAGAGAAATAAGTTCCAGTCCGCTCATCTCCGGCATTTGAACGTCGATAAAAGCCAGAGAAAAGGCTTCTTTTTGAGCATGATAAAGAGCTTCTATAGGATTCTGGTAATAAACCGCTTCATAACCTCTGGAATTTATTGTATGAGCAAGAAAGGAACCCACTACAGGATCATCATCCACGATGAGCACTTTATCTTTTTGCTCTGTCTTCCTATCTCGCTGCCAGTTCATTATTTTTAAGCCCTGCAACTCGGTTTATATTTCTTCAAGCTCCAATATAATAATATCGCACAGCTTTCGCATTTCTTCCACCATCTTTTACAAAACCGCAAATAATTTGCAACTTAAACGCTCAAATATGTTATCTTTTCTTGAACAGCACTACTACCCTTTCAATCCCGCCCGGAAGTGAGTAAAAGAGCAAATCCGTGGTTATGCTTTTTTCCCATTCATATTCCAATATCCCTCTTGAAAGGCTCTTTTCAGCAAGGTGAGGCGTGCTCCAACAAGCTATAACACCTCCATCTTTGAGCCCTTCTCTGAAAAGACCTTCTATTTCCTTATGTTCCAGCTTTAGCGCTCTGACAGTAACAAGATCAAACTTTTCAGATTCCTGTTTAATCGCTTCCTGCCATTTCAACTGCTCGACTCTAATATTCTTCAACCCCGCATAAGCTATAAAGCTTTTAAGAAAACTAGCCTTACGCCTGCGAAGTTCACAAAGGGTAACATCAAGTTCTGGCGAAAAAATCTTTATGGGGATG
This genomic window contains:
- a CDS encoding TRAP transporter small permease, whose translation is MSDRLNRLIEVVVAVLGIIMILVMGSQVVARYVFNHSLFWSEEVGRIILVWLTFLGSTIAYKRKLHIGIDFMVRKLPFSARKLSFLIAWAASFCFFVTFIVLGIKFVFFASMLKTAALGIPGSFTYSVIPLSGLVFIIHNLDLLREGLSKW
- a CDS encoding TRAP transporter substrate-binding protein gives rise to the protein MKNLFRFAACLLLVTCLITPSYAKEEIKLGVVTKPGSAQNICAEKFKELLESRSPKYTVTIYHSASLGTETEILQQVQLGTVQMAIITSGPFDVFLPEARVVDYPFLFDSYEQVDAMLDGSPGKEILKRLEKVGFKGLAFSENGFRHLTNSKRPVHSVKDVEGLKIRVMESVLHKELWRLLGANPTPMGWPIYTELQQGTIDGQENPLSVIWTYKLHEVQKYLSLTKHVYSSHIDIANLKWFNSLPPEDQKLIQEAMVEAAHYQRKWNRENEATFLKNLKEAGMIVDENPDIQSFREKAKDIQKLDIFQVKEVQEVLPLFLKR
- a CDS encoding zinc ribbon domain-containing protein, whose amino-acid sequence is MPIFEYQCGTCGHRFETLVLKTSEGKDEIVTCPACGDSNCVRLISLCFSARSGSTITSPGVSCGTTKSGIG
- a CDS encoding 2-dehydropantoate 2-reductase, which encodes MVTKSLRILVVGSGAIGGFYAGKLVQSGVKVDLLCRSDYEVIKTSGVKIQSIWGDFHYFPAKVFSVKETSVEAPYDYVIVCTKVLPSINVPSIIRPFVGSKTVIVLIQNGIDIELPVAEAFPENEILSGLAFICCERKAPGEIHHTDYGRLVIGLYPKGKSSSAEKLVDLLKASGVPADVTEDVITARWEKLVWNAPFNPISVLAGGCTTDKMVSTPTIESVVRAVMEEVVAIANADGSPVRPSIVDEHINATKIMKPYKTSMLLDYEAGRPMEVEAILGNAVRKAEKLGVKVPHMKTLYGLLYMFEHCNRSNNTHP
- a CDS encoding tRNA (adenine-N1)-methyltransferase — its product is MDFFQEGEWVLITTQKGKDWLVLLKKGAVFSCHLGSIHHDEIMTKREGEFWETPSGTKLLFFRPALTDFLFHIKRRTQIMYPKDIGAILCYGDIRPGMKVLESGVGSGALTMFLLAFMGGNGKLVSVEKRPEFACLARDNIQKVFGEIPSSWQLVVADIESPPFDTTFDRIILDLPEPWRAVDSASMLLKDGGILVSLSPQVVQLQMVARALRKKGFRCFQIFEILKRDWLINEHRTRPADRMIAHTGFLLLARKTADLFWTEEVSDDVSENHDITVS
- a CDS encoding response regulator, which translates into the protein MNWQRDRKTEQKDKVLIVDDDPVVGSFLAHTINSRGYEAVYYQNPIEALYHAQKEAFSLAFIDVQMPEMSGLELISLLKRYNPRIEIIMVSGYGSLDDTVKAIKIGISDYLKKPFSVDEISFCLSHFEERVRIRKQLEKTEERYSRLVENVPLIIFSINRDLQLTFVNKTLETILGYTSDEITEDERWFERIVHPEDRERLRRSFLRFFGGECTPFKEECRFIHKSGHIVYTLVQSLPLYLDNSGVCEMDGIVVDITDRVFYEKSLVQGEKLKTLGAIATEVAHEIRNPLTSIGGFARRIKKKYPELKEADIILQEVHRLEQLLNRIRQYLQPVEARRACLNANEMVARCYELLLPEMEQKGVECELSLGQYMPYIFVDPNMLLQVLINLFRNAIDGCKCEKKFRVITFATENHVHIQCITPLQPGEELNCESVFLPFSEGGKSIGLPLSYRLVKNMGGVLTCFQEGNYAIFTATFPVAQLEECSLRGEDDPQKFQKLS
- a CDS encoding RsmG family class I SAM-dependent methyltransferase, which codes for MISIPSAPPWFSEKLARNALEAGCVLNDEQIKLLRLHAEWVFFWNRVTNLTAVETWEDLIFKHYLDAIIPACRWLPRVGRVLDIGSGAGFPGIPIKIFSPELDVTLCELRRRKASFLKSFIAYAGLKNIRVEQLKWQEAIKQESEKFDLVTVRALKLEHKEIEGLFREGLKDGGVIACWSTPHLAEKSLSRGILEYEWEKSITTDLLFYSLPGGIERVVVLFKKR